GTCCACCGACCCGGAGGCCCAGCGCGGCATCCGCGCGATCCTCACGGAGACCCTGACCGACCTCGGTCTGGAGGTGGAGCACATCCCGGGACGGGCGAGCGGAGGTCACCTGCTGGCGCGGAGCCCCGCAGCGGCGAACGGACCACAACTCCTCGTGGGACACATGGACACGGTGTGGCCCATCGGCACGCTGCGGGAAATGCCGGTGCGGGTGACCGACGACCGCCTCTCGGGTCCCGGCGCCTTCGACATGAAGACCGGGCTCGCGATCGGCGTGTTCGCGCTGCGGGCGCTGCGGGACCTCGGGCTGGACGCGGGCGTCGCACCCGCCTTCTTCATCAACTCGGACGAAGAGATTGGGAGCCCCGAATCCGAGCCGCTGATTCGCGATCTCGCGCACGGCGCGTCCCGGGCGTTCGTCCTCGAACCCGCGCTGGGCCCCGGCGGCCGGCTCAAGACGCGGCGCAAGGGGATCGGCCAGTACCGCGTCGAGGTCGCGGGACGGAGTTCGCACGCGGGACTCGCCCCGGAAGAGGGGGCGTCGGCGATCCTCGAACTCGCCCACGCGATCCGGCGGATCGACCGCCTGGCCGACTCCGGGACGGGGACGACGATGAACGTCGGAGTCATCGAGGGCGGCTCCCGCTCCAACGTCGTCGCGGCGTATGCGAGTTGCGAGGTGGACGTCCGCGTGTGGACGGCCGCCGAGGCCGACCGGATCCGCGAGGGGATGCTCGGACTGGAGCCCACCGTGCCGGGGACGCGGATCCAGGTCACGGAGGTCGCCAGGCGCGGGCCGCTGGAGCGCACGCCGCGCAACGTCGCCCTCTGGGAGCGGGCGCTCCGGGTGGCGGACGAGATCGGCCTGGAACTCGAGGAGGGATCGGCGGGTGGCGGCTCGGACGGTAACTTGACGAGCCAGTACACGGCGACGCTCGACGGACTGGGGGCGGTGGGCGACGGCGCCCACGCCCGGCACGAGTTCGTGTGGATCGACCGGGCCGTGGAGCGCGTCGCGTTGCTGGCGGGGCTGATCGCGGCGCCGTAGCAGTCCGTGGCAAAACCCCGCGTAAGCGCCGAGGGCGGTGAAGCGCTCGCCTGACAAGGAGCGACGAGAGAGAATAGCAGCGCTATTTGACCGAGGAGCGACGCAGAGCGCAGCGTTTCAGGCGAAGTGCAGCGCCGGTCGAACGCAGCGGGGTTTTGCCACGGGCTGCTAGCAGCGACCGGCCCGCCGGAAGGCTTCGAGAGGCGGCTTCGACGAGATGTTCTTTCGACAGATTTTCGACGACACGCTCGCGCAGTACGCGTACCTCATCGGGTGCCAGCGTACCGGAGACGCGATCCTCTTCGATCCCCAGCGCGACATCGACCGCTACGTGGACCTCGCGGCGAGCGAGGCCCTGCGCATCGTTGCCGTGGCCGAGACCCACATTCACGCCGATTTCCTCTCCGGCGCGAGGGAGTTCGCCGAACGCTTCGGCACCCGGCTCTACCTGTCCGATGAGGGCGGCCCCGACTGGCGCTACGAGTGGGCCCGCGACGGAGGCTACGACCACGTGCCGCTCCGGGACGGCGCCCGCTTCGAAACCGGCGACATCGACTTCCGGGCACTGCATACGCCGGGGCACACGCCCGAGCACCTGTCGTTTCTGGTCACGGACCGCGGCGCGGGGGCCGACGAGCCGATGGGCCTCCTCTCCGGGGACTTCGTCTTCGTGGGCGACCTCGGCCGGCCCGACCTGCTCGAGACGGCGGCGCGGGTCACGGGAGCGATGACGCCCGCGGCGCGCCGGCTGTACGGCTCGGTGCGGAGCTTCCTCGACCTGCCCGACTACCTGCAGGTGTGGCCGGCCCACGGCGCGGGTTCCTCGTGCGGGAAGGCGCTCGGGGCCGTGCCGGAGACGACCGTGGGCTACGAGCGGCGCTTCAGCCCGGCGATCGCTGCGGCGCTGAAGGGAGAGGACGCGTTCGTCTCCCACATCCTCGAGGGACAGCCCGAGCCGCCGATGTACTTCGCCCGCATGAAGCGGGACAACCGGGACGGGGCCCCGTTGCTGGGCGGTCTTCCGCGGCCGGGCCGAGTCTCGCCGCGGGAAGCGGCGTCTCGCGCCGGGGCGGGTTCGGGCGCCCGGGAAGTCGTGATCGACACGCGGTCGGACCGGTCGGCGTTCATGGCCCGGCACCTCCCCGGGTCGGTCTATGTTCCCCTAACGAGATCCTTCTGCACGGCGGCGGGCTCGATCCTGCAGGAGGGCGCGGCGATCACGCTCGTCGCCGATGAAACGGATCTCGAGTGGGCGGTGCGGCGGCTGGTGCGGATCGGGTTCGACGACGTGAGGGCCTTCGTGGAGCCGGAAGCGCTCGAACGGTACTTTGACGAAGGCGGGGAGGCGGCCGCGATTCCGGAGATCGACCTCGAAGCGGCGAGCCGGCTGTCGACGAGCGGGCAGGGCGACGTGCTCGATGTGAGATACGCGGCGGAATACGCCGCGTCGCACCTGCCCGGGGCGGTCAACGCCTCCTACACGCGGCTGCCCGATTACGCGGACCGGCTGCCGTCGAACGGTTCGCTGCTCGTACATTGCCTGAGCGGGGCCCGGGCCGCGGTGGCCGCCAGCTACCTGGCCCGCGAGGGCCGCGACGTGCACTACATCAACGACCTGTTCACCGCATACGCGGGATCGCTCGAAACCGGAGGACCCTGAATCATGGTCACAGTCATGAAGATCCGATCGCTCGCCGCCGCTCTCGTCGTGTTCGCCCTGGCCGGGGCGACGGCTCCCGCAGCGCTCGCCGCGCAGGGATTCGGCACTTCGGTGCTCGTGGGCGGGGGCGAAGTTCTGGTGGGGGAGCCCACCTCCGAGCGTGAGCCCGGAAGCGTGCGCGTCTTCCGAGACGGCCGCTGGACGGAGGTCCAGGCGCTGTATGCGCCGGCCGCGGCGGTGCGGGATGGCTTCGGGGCAGCGCTCGCGTCCACCGGCTCGCACCTGTTCGTGGGCGCGCCCGGGGCGGGCGCCGTCCACGTGTTCGAGCGCGAGGGCGCCGAATGGCGGCACGCCGCGGAAATCTCCTCGCCCGGCCTGGAGGCGTTCGGGCGCTCGCTGGCCGCCGGGGACACGCACCTCCTTGTGGCGGCCGCGGACGGCCCCGGCGGGATGGGCGTCGTCGTCGCCTACCGGCGCGTGAACGGGGGCTGGGAGGAGGGAGCACGCCTGGCGGCGGACGGCGCACCGGCGGGGTTCGGGGCCTCGATCGCGCTCGGTGGCGACCTCGCGCTCGTCGGCGCGCCGCTCGTCGATGAGGGTCGCGGCGAAGCGTACCTGTTCGGCTTCGAGGCGGACGCGGGCTGGCAGCGCGTCGCGCGACTCGGCGGCGATGGCGGCGAGGCGGGACGCGCCTTCGGGTCGGCGGTCGCGTTCGCCGGCGAGGAGGCGCTGGTCGGCGCGGCCGGTCAGGATGCCGGGCTCGGCGCCATCCACCGGTTCGCGAGGGACGCCGCCGGGGAGTGGCAGCTCGCAGGGACCGTGGCGCCCGACAACGCGGCCCCCACCGCGTTCGGCGCCGCGCTCGCCGTGGACGGCGATGTCGTGTGGGTCGGTGCGCCCCTCGCCGCCGGAAGGGGTCTCGTGTATCGGGTTGAACCCTCCGACGACGGCTGGACCGCTGAAGCCGGGTTCGACATGCCGGGCCGGGAACCGGTCCAGGTGGGACGCGTGGTGGCTGCGGGGAACCGCCTAGTGATCGCGGGTCTGCCCGCCGACGACTTCGGAGCCGGGTCCGCCGTGCTCATGGACGCCAGGTCCAACGGGTTGGTCCGGCTCGTGAGCGAGCAGGTCGGGCTCTCCTCTATCTCCGGCGGCCAGATCGACTGCGAGGAGGGGCTTGCCGAGGGCTTCGACTGCGACCGCGTGGATCTCCTCTCCTTCATCCCTCGGGAGGAACTCGGCGCCCCCCGCGGCATCCGCCTGAACGACGTGTGGGGGTGGACCGATCCGGCGACGCAACGCGAATACGCGCTCGTGGGCCGCATGGACGGCATCGCGTTCGTGGACGTGACGGACGCGTTCAACCCGCGGTATCTGGGCAACTTCGCCAAGACGCCGGGGAGCCGGTCGAACACGTGGCGCGACATGAAGGTGTTCAGGGACCACATGTTCGTCGTCGCCGACGGGGCGGGACAGCACGGGATGCAGGTCTTCGACCTCACCCAGTTGCGCGACGTCGCGGAGCCCCGGGAGTGGAAGCCCACGGCGCTGTATGAAGAGGTCGCCTCGGTCCACAACGTCGCGATCAACGAGGAGACGGGCTTCGCGTACCTGGTGGGCGCCTCCGGCGGAGGCGAGACGTGCGGCGGCGGTTCGCACATCGTCGACATCAACGACCCGCTCAATCCGGTGTTCGTCGGCTGTTTCGCCCACCCCAACACCGGGCGCCGCAACACCGGGAACTCGCACGACACGCAGTGCGTGATCTACCACGGCCCCGACGAGGACTACGCGGGCCGCGAGATCTGCGTGAACGCGAACGAGACGGCGATTTCGATCGCCGACGTGACGGACAAATCGAACCCGGTCGCCGTGGCGCGCGCCGAATACCCGAACGTGGCCTACGCGCACCAGGGCTGGCTCACGGAAGACCACGCGTACTTCTACTCCAACGACGAACTCGACGAGGTGAGCGGGCAGGTGGACGCGACGCGGACCCTCGTGTGGGATCTGCGGGACCTCGACGATCCGCTCCTCGTCCGGGAGTACTACAGCGACACGAGAGTCACGGACCACAACCTCTACGTGCGCGGCGACCGCCTCTACATGTCGAACAACCGCGCGGGCCTGCGCGTGCTCGACATCAGCGACCCCGAGAACCCGACGGAGGCGGGGAGCTTCGATACCACGCCCTGGGGCGAGGACGCGGCGGGCTTCGACGGCACATGGAGCGTCTATCCGTACTTCGAGAGCGGGACGATCCTCCTCTCGAGCCGGCGCGAGGGACTGTTCCTCGTGAAGGCGCGGGACGAGCGGCTTGTTCCCTGACCGATGTGTTCCGTCCTCGGCATCTTCGAGATCGAGCCCGGCGCCGCGGGTCTCCGCCGCCGAGCGCTCGACCTCTCGCGGCGCCAGCGGCACCGCGGGCCGGACTGGAGCGGCATCTACGCGGGCGAGCGGGCCATCCTCGCCCACGAACGGCTCTCCATCGTCGACGTGGAGAGCGGGGCGCAGCCCCTGTTCGGCCCCGACCGCACGACGGTGCTCGCGGTCAACGGGGAGATCTACAACCACCGGGCTCTGGAGCAGGGCGCGGCGCGCGGCTATCCGTTCCGCACCCGCTCGGACTGTGAGGTCATCCTCGCCCTGTACGAAGGGCGGCCCGACGACCCCGCGGAGTGGCTGAACGAGCTGAGCGGGATCTTCGCGTTCGCGCTCTACGACGAGACGCGCGACCGCTACCTGATCGCACGCGATCCCATCGGCGTCATGCCGCTCTACACGGGACGGGACGCGGAGGGCCGCTTCTACGTGGCCTCCGAGATGAAGGCGCTCATCGACACCTGCCCCGAGATCCACGACTTCCCGCCGGGGCACATGCTCGACAGCGGCAGCGGCGATGGCCGGCCCGTGCCGTACTACCGGCCGGGGTGGCGCGAGTACGACGCGGTGGCGGGCGGAGCGACGGATCCGGCGCGCGTGCGCGCCGCGCTGGAGGAGGCGGTGCACCGGCAACTGATGTCGGACGTGCCGTACGGTGTGCTGCTGTCGGGCGGTCTCGACTCGTCGATCATCTCCGCGCTGGCCATGAAGTTCTCGCGCCGGCGGGTGGAGACGGGGGATGCCGAGGAGGCCTGGTGGCCGCGGCTGCATTCGTTCGCCATCGGGCTCGAAGGGGCGCCGGACGTGGAGGCGGCGCGCGCGGCGGCGGACGCGATCGGCACCGTGCACCACGAGATCGTCTACACGCTTCAGGAGGGGCTCGACGCGATCTCCGACGTCATCAGGCACCTGGAGACGTTCGACGTGACGACGGTGCGGGCGTCGACGCCGATGTACCTCATGGCCCGCCGCATCAAGGCGATGGGGATCAAGATGGTGCTCTCGGGCGAGGGCGCCGACGAGGTCTTCGGGGGCTACCTCTACTTCCACAAGGCCCCCGACGCGCGGGCCTTCCACGACGAGACCGTCCGCAAGCTGGACCAGCTCCACAAGTACGACTGCCTGCGCGCGAACAAATCGATGGCTGCGTGGGGCGTGGAGGCGCGCGTCCCCTTCCTCGACCGCGAGTTCCTCGACGTGGCCATGGCTCTCGACCCGGAGTCGAAGCGGCCGGCGGACGGCCGCATGGAGAAGCACATCCTGCGCGAGGCGTTCGAGGGACTCCTCCCGGACGAGATCCTGTGGCGCCAGAAGGAGCAGTTCTCCGACGGGGTGGGCTACTCCTGGATCGACAGCCTGAAGGAGATGGCCGAGGGCGAGATCGGCGACGGACAGCTCGCCAGGGCGGCGGCGCGGTTCCCCACCAACACGCCGCTCACGAAGGAAGCGTATCTCTACCGCTCGATCTTCGCGTCGCACTTCCCCGGCGAGCCGGCCGTCCGCTGCGTCCCGGAGGGTCCGAGCATCGCCTGCAGCACCCCCGCCGCGATCGCCTGGGACCCCGCCTTCGCCGGCATGGCCGACCCCTCCGGCCGAGCCGTCCAGGGCGTCCACGCCCACAGCTACTGAACGCCTGGGCGACCCCCGACGGGTTTGCGCCGTCGCTTGCGGGGCGGGCATCTTGGGGCGTCTTGATCCGCACGTCCCGCAGACGAGGTCGAACGATGAAGATCCCCGCCCGCTCCGTACTCCTCACTTTCCTCGTGCTTTCGGCCGCCGGTTTCGCCGCGATGACTCCCGCCGCGGCGCAGGAGGCGGTTTCGGTCGAGGTCGTGCCGAGCGCGCTGTCGCTGGAGGTGGGGGAAGAGGCCACGCTGGAGGTCCGCGTCCTGGATGCGGATGGGAACGCGGTCGACGCCCAGGTGCTCTTCTTCCCCGCCTTCGCGGACGGGCGGTCGGGGAGCGCGCGCCGGAGCCTCGACGTGGATCGCACGACGGGCCGCGTGAGGGCGGTCAGGGGTGGGGAATACGTGGTCTCCGCGATCGTGGCAAGCGCGAGGGGGCTGCGTGGGGAGGCCATGGTGAGCGTGACCTTTCCCCCGCTCGACCGGATCGATGTGACGCCTTCGGGCGGGTCGACGTACGTCGGCGTCGCGACGCGTCACCGGGCGACGCTGCTCGACACGGCCGAGGACGAGCGCGATGGCGAGATCCGCTGGTCCACCTCCGACGAGGGCGTGGCGACCGTGGACCGCTTCGGCATCCTCACGGCGCACGCATCGGGGCAGGTGGTGCTGCAGGCGGAAGCGGAAGGCATCGCCGCGGAGGTCCGCTACGATGTCAGGGAGAACCCCGCCGCTCGCCTGACGGTGTCGGGGAGCGCGGAGCGGGCGCGAACGGGCGACGTGGTGCGGTTCGAAGCGGCCGTCGAGGACGCGATGGGCGGCGCGGTGGGCGACCTGCCGGTCACCTGGACCGTGATGTCGGACCCCTCCATCGAGGCGACGGCGGACATCCCCCCGGCGGAGATCGATGGTCAGGGCCGGTTCGTGGCCTACTTCCCCGGCGTGTACACGGTCGTCGCCAACGTGCCGGGCCGCGCCGCGCGTACCTCGCTGGAGGTCCATCCGCGGCACGCCTCGCAGGAAGTCACGTTCGTGGGTCATGGACAGGTCAACAACGAGCGTACCTCGGACCTGTGGGTGTGGGAGGGGGTCGACGGGCGCGACTACGCGATCACCG
The sequence above is a segment of the Candidatus Palauibacter australiensis genome. Coding sequences within it:
- a CDS encoding M20 family metallopeptidase; its protein translation is MTGSGANGRTPAQAVSGRMADLRDEFVDFISQLVLEESPSTDPEAQRGIRAILTETLTDLGLEVEHIPGRASGGHLLARSPAAANGPQLLVGHMDTVWPIGTLREMPVRVTDDRLSGPGAFDMKTGLAIGVFALRALRDLGLDAGVAPAFFINSDEEIGSPESEPLIRDLAHGASRAFVLEPALGPGGRLKTRRKGIGQYRVEVAGRSSHAGLAPEEGASAILELAHAIRRIDRLADSGTGTTMNVGVIEGGSRSNVVAAYASCEVDVRVWTAAEADRIREGMLGLEPTVPGTRIQVTEVARRGPLERTPRNVALWERALRVADEIGLELEEGSAGGGSDGNLTSQYTATLDGLGAVGDGAHARHEFVWIDRAVERVALLAGLIAAP
- a CDS encoding MBL fold metallo-hydrolase, which produces MFFRQIFDDTLAQYAYLIGCQRTGDAILFDPQRDIDRYVDLAASEALRIVAVAETHIHADFLSGAREFAERFGTRLYLSDEGGPDWRYEWARDGGYDHVPLRDGARFETGDIDFRALHTPGHTPEHLSFLVTDRGAGADEPMGLLSGDFVFVGDLGRPDLLETAARVTGAMTPAARRLYGSVRSFLDLPDYLQVWPAHGAGSSCGKALGAVPETTVGYERRFSPAIAAALKGEDAFVSHILEGQPEPPMYFARMKRDNRDGAPLLGGLPRPGRVSPREAASRAGAGSGAREVVIDTRSDRSAFMARHLPGSVYVPLTRSFCTAAGSILQEGAAITLVADETDLEWAVRRLVRIGFDDVRAFVEPEALERYFDEGGEAAAIPEIDLEAASRLSTSGQGDVLDVRYAAEYAASHLPGAVNASYTRLPDYADRLPSNGSLLVHCLSGARAAVAASYLAREGRDVHYINDLFTAYAGSLETGGP
- a CDS encoding choice-of-anchor B family protein, coding for MVTVMKIRSLAAALVVFALAGATAPAALAAQGFGTSVLVGGGEVLVGEPTSEREPGSVRVFRDGRWTEVQALYAPAAAVRDGFGAALASTGSHLFVGAPGAGAVHVFEREGAEWRHAAEISSPGLEAFGRSLAAGDTHLLVAAADGPGGMGVVVAYRRVNGGWEEGARLAADGAPAGFGASIALGGDLALVGAPLVDEGRGEAYLFGFEADAGWQRVARLGGDGGEAGRAFGSAVAFAGEEALVGAAGQDAGLGAIHRFARDAAGEWQLAGTVAPDNAAPTAFGAALAVDGDVVWVGAPLAAGRGLVYRVEPSDDGWTAEAGFDMPGREPVQVGRVVAAGNRLVIAGLPADDFGAGSAVLMDARSNGLVRLVSEQVGLSSISGGQIDCEEGLAEGFDCDRVDLLSFIPREELGAPRGIRLNDVWGWTDPATQREYALVGRMDGIAFVDVTDAFNPRYLGNFAKTPGSRSNTWRDMKVFRDHMFVVADGAGQHGMQVFDLTQLRDVAEPREWKPTALYEEVASVHNVAINEETGFAYLVGASGGGETCGGGSHIVDINDPLNPVFVGCFAHPNTGRRNTGNSHDTQCVIYHGPDEDYAGREICVNANETAISIADVTDKSNPVAVARAEYPNVAYAHQGWLTEDHAYFYSNDELDEVSGQVDATRTLVWDLRDLDDPLLVREYYSDTRVTDHNLYVRGDRLYMSNNRAGLRVLDISDPENPTEAGSFDTTPWGEDAAGFDGTWSVYPYFESGTILLSSRREGLFLVKARDERLVP
- the asnB gene encoding asparagine synthase B; translated protein: MCSVLGIFEIEPGAAGLRRRALDLSRRQRHRGPDWSGIYAGERAILAHERLSIVDVESGAQPLFGPDRTTVLAVNGEIYNHRALEQGAARGYPFRTRSDCEVILALYEGRPDDPAEWLNELSGIFAFALYDETRDRYLIARDPIGVMPLYTGRDAEGRFYVASEMKALIDTCPEIHDFPPGHMLDSGSGDGRPVPYYRPGWREYDAVAGGATDPARVRAALEEAVHRQLMSDVPYGVLLSGGLDSSIISALAMKFSRRRVETGDAEEAWWPRLHSFAIGLEGAPDVEAARAAADAIGTVHHEIVYTLQEGLDAISDVIRHLETFDVTTVRASTPMYLMARRIKAMGIKMVLSGEGADEVFGGYLYFHKAPDARAFHDETVRKLDQLHKYDCLRANKSMAAWGVEARVPFLDREFLDVAMALDPESKRPADGRMEKHILREAFEGLLPDEILWRQKEQFSDGVGYSWIDSLKEMAEGEIGDGQLARAAARFPTNTPLTKEAYLYRSIFASHFPGEPAVRCVPEGPSIACSTPAAIAWDPAFAGMADPSGRAVQGVHAHSY
- a CDS encoding Ig-like domain-containing protein, coding for MKIPARSVLLTFLVLSAAGFAAMTPAAAQEAVSVEVVPSALSLEVGEEATLEVRVLDADGNAVDAQVLFFPAFADGRSGSARRSLDVDRTTGRVRAVRGGEYVVSAIVASARGLRGEAMVSVTFPPLDRIDVTPSGGSTYVGVATRHRATLLDTAEDERDGEIRWSTSDEGVATVDRFGILTAHASGQVVLQAEAEGIAAEVRYDVRENPAARLTVSGSAERARTGDVVRFEAAVEDAMGGAVGDLPVTWTVMSDPSIEATADIPPAEIDGQGRFVAYFPGVYTVVANVPGRAARTSLEVHPRHASQEVTFVGHGQVNNERTSDLWVWEGVDGRDYAITGTHAAAGAVYFWDVTDPASPVLTDSVVVNARTTNDVKVSEDGEVCVISREGASNRRNGIVILDCRNPRDVTTISVFDDELTGGVHNLFIHDGHVYAVNNGRRFDVINIEDPATPHRVGRFELDTPGHAIHDIWIVDGIAYTSNWGDGVVLIDVGGGDRGGSPSNPVEIARFRDIGGRTHAAFPYRSPTGRFYVFMGDEAGRPGFDGQDPDRTPMFMSGYIHVVDFTDPENPEEVARYEIPEAGSHNMWIDDDKLYAAFYNGGLRVLDISGELKGNLGEQGREIARYMAYDPDGVVANAPFTWGPQIHKGNLFFAEYFSGLWAVKLQPRQELVP